From a single Gimesia fumaroli genomic region:
- a CDS encoding sugar phosphate isomerase/epimerase family protein, with protein MFVAASSRCFSDESFEVSCERLTDLEFDKIEIWMDEESDHLKPSEVANSPEDFYSRFKEVTRLTPIAFCLENDIDPDSFQSLCKTAKLMRIAQITIPASPLGTPFNSEIDRLKALLEIASRDGICLSIKTKTGQLTEDPRTATELCQSVKGLGLTLDPSYYTCGPYSNTSYDLVFPYVCHVHLRDSTSDQIQVPVGLGEIDYSRLISMLERQEYHQFLSVEILPALLKDVDRALELRKLRMLLESVVI; from the coding sequence GTGTTTGTAGCTGCATCATCACGTTGTTTTTCTGATGAATCGTTTGAAGTCAGTTGTGAGCGACTCACCGATCTGGAGTTCGATAAAATCGAAATCTGGATGGATGAAGAGAGTGATCACCTGAAGCCATCTGAAGTGGCTAATTCACCAGAAGACTTTTATTCGCGTTTTAAGGAAGTCACTCGGCTGACTCCCATTGCCTTTTGTCTGGAAAATGACATTGACCCCGATTCGTTTCAATCGTTGTGTAAAACAGCGAAGCTGATGCGAATCGCCCAGATTACGATTCCCGCTTCTCCATTGGGAACGCCGTTTAATTCTGAAATTGATCGCCTGAAGGCGTTACTGGAAATTGCCAGCCGTGACGGAATCTGCCTGTCGATCAAAACCAAGACGGGGCAACTGACCGAAGATCCACGAACGGCGACGGAACTCTGTCAGTCCGTGAAAGGGTTAGGACTTACTTTAGATCCCAGTTATTATACCTGCGGACCTTACAGTAATACGTCTTATGATCTGGTCTTTCCCTATGTCTGCCATGTGCACCTGCGGGACTCGACCAGCGATCAAATTCAGGTTCCAGTCGGCTTAGGAGAAATCGATTACAGCCGTCTGATCAGCATGCTGGAACGACAGGAATATCACCAGTTCCTCTCAGTGGAGATTCTTCCGGCTTTATTGAAAGATGTCGACCGCGCCCTGGAATTGCGTAAGTTGCGAATGCTTTTGGAATCCGTAGTGATCTAA
- a CDS encoding isochorismatase family protein: MSESVPSFPRSIDLVSHQECQLVVVDVQEKLVPAIPVAKKLIHRLQQLVQAATLFQIPVSSTEQYPKGLGATIPELASLLPTPIEKLRFSAAECLGWGGATNTVDNRTKIVLTGIEAHICVQQTALDLLAAGYRVIIPIDAIASRNQLDWNFAIKRMENSGACITTAESLLFEWCEVAGTDEFKQISRLVTGK, translated from the coding sequence ATGTCAGAATCAGTTCCTTCGTTTCCTCGCAGCATTGATTTGGTTTCGCATCAGGAATGCCAACTGGTTGTCGTCGATGTGCAGGAAAAGCTGGTCCCCGCCATTCCCGTCGCGAAAAAACTGATTCACAGACTTCAACAATTAGTACAGGCAGCCACCCTGTTTCAAATCCCCGTGAGCTCTACCGAGCAATATCCCAAAGGACTGGGCGCCACGATTCCGGAACTCGCCTCTCTGCTGCCGACTCCCATTGAAAAACTGCGATTCAGTGCCGCCGAGTGCTTAGGTTGGGGAGGGGCTACTAACACCGTCGATAATCGTACGAAAATCGTGCTGACGGGAATTGAAGCGCATATCTGTGTGCAGCAAACCGCTCTGGATTTGTTAGCAGCCGGTTATCGCGTTATCATTCCCATAGATGCGATTGCCAGCCGCAATCAACTGGATTGGAACTTCGCCATCAAACGCATGGAGAATTCGGGAGCGTGTATTACAACCGCTGAATCCCTCTTATTTGAATGGTGTGAGGTTGCAGGCACCGATGAATTTAAACAGATCAGTCGCCTGGTGACTGGAAAATAA
- a CDS encoding formylglycine-generating enzyme family protein, translating into MKHYKPIAASLEPFLLLGIFLSVFGVGLLFADKKQEAAAGVAPNAKQTALLKQFVKELVPITPGKGKFPKSFQMGSSKGAPAEMPVHKVTLGEDFWIAKYEVPQNLYQAVMGENPSRWKGPRNSAEMFDWRTANQFCQKLTKLLRKNRLIAADEEIRLPTEAEWEYCCRAGTTTEYSFGDVAQKPGDVGKQAGNLDEYAWHTGNAAGNDPPVGALKPNPWGLYDMHGYLWEFVADPWHETYKNAPADGSVWGFGAADSPRVIRGGSWMDRYDGLRSAFRAKIAPRSTSPALGLRCVKAKVKKSEN; encoded by the coding sequence ATGAAACATTACAAACCAATTGCCGCGTCTCTTGAACCGTTCCTCCTGTTAGGAATATTTCTGTCTGTGTTCGGAGTGGGCCTGCTGTTTGCTGACAAAAAGCAGGAGGCAGCCGCGGGAGTTGCTCCCAATGCAAAACAGACCGCATTACTCAAACAGTTTGTTAAAGAACTGGTGCCGATCACGCCTGGAAAAGGAAAATTCCCGAAATCGTTTCAAATGGGCTCTTCAAAAGGCGCGCCCGCGGAAATGCCTGTTCATAAGGTGACTTTGGGTGAAGATTTCTGGATCGCCAAGTATGAAGTCCCGCAAAATTTGTATCAGGCCGTCATGGGAGAGAATCCCAGTCGCTGGAAAGGGCCACGTAATTCCGCAGAAATGTTCGACTGGCGGACCGCCAATCAGTTTTGTCAGAAATTGACGAAATTGCTGCGGAAAAACAGACTTATCGCCGCCGATGAAGAAATCCGGCTGCCCACCGAAGCCGAGTGGGAATACTGTTGTCGTGCTGGAACGACGACAGAATATAGTTTCGGTGATGTAGCCCAAAAACCGGGGGATGTCGGCAAACAGGCTGGAAACCTCGACGAATACGCCTGGCATACCGGAAATGCAGCCGGAAATGATCCCCCCGTTGGTGCTTTGAAGCCAAATCCGTGGGGATTGTATGACATGCACGGATACCTTTGGGAGTTCGTTGCAGATCCCTGGCACGAGACCTATAAAAATGCTCCCGCGGATGGTAGTGTATGGGGCTTCGGGGCTGCTGATTCGCCTCGCGTGATACGGGGAGGCTCCTGGATGGATCGCTATGACGGCCTGCGATCGGCATTTCGAGCGAAGATAGCACCTAGAAGTACCAGCCCTGCATTGGGGTTACGTTGCGTGAAAGCAAAAGTGAAAAAATCGGAAAACTAG
- a CDS encoding S1 RNA-binding domain-containing protein has translation MSSEQPSTEEIKTSEEAVEANAPADQGQSADAAGVTEEAAASAPQEEPQAEPVAESATTAETGNEESPQAAEASEQSEPAKTERKVQLKPKVDPEQFKAKPSPGTSLPPQSKAADGEEAASSEEVSQEELDEAAMLQIAEAAVPIDIPPEVDDLGEGLEEELAAALSAQGGQELPKTLSDEEAAAEAAAAGTAAKPAAATPADEGLAEGDRLKGIVESINNDDVFVDLGSKALGTPGIVPLRQFGDKPPEAGQEIDVKVTSIKEAEGLIQLSLPRGHHKPAGDWDAVSAGQVVECVVNKSNKGGLEVNVGSLRGFLPASQADLYFVGDLEPFVGQKLTVQITEVNPKKRNLVVSRRKYLEAEREEIQKELWEKLAIGQEHTGTVKNIKDYGAFVDIGGIDGFLHIGEISWNRIKHPKDALSEQQQINVKILKIDREKNRISLGMKQLQQDPWQLAEDRYAADSTVTGKVTRTTDFGAFVELEPGLEGLIHISELDHRRVKRVTEILTTGQETTAKVLEVDPNRKRISLSLKALSDKPDSPAEQAEEQPAYERKRKGPLLGGNAEDTSGSSGGGLFGNPNDYK, from the coding sequence ATGAGTTCAGAACAACCATCAACTGAAGAAATCAAAACCAGTGAAGAAGCAGTGGAAGCGAATGCGCCCGCCGATCAAGGACAGTCTGCCGATGCAGCTGGTGTGACGGAAGAAGCTGCTGCCTCTGCGCCACAGGAAGAACCTCAGGCCGAACCGGTTGCTGAATCGGCAACGACTGCAGAAACAGGCAATGAAGAGAGCCCACAAGCGGCAGAAGCTTCCGAGCAGTCGGAGCCTGCTAAAACGGAACGTAAAGTCCAGCTGAAGCCTAAGGTTGATCCGGAACAGTTCAAAGCAAAGCCTTCGCCTGGTACGAGTCTGCCTCCTCAATCGAAAGCAGCGGATGGGGAAGAAGCAGCGTCATCTGAAGAGGTTTCGCAGGAAGAACTTGACGAAGCGGCGATGCTGCAGATTGCCGAAGCAGCAGTTCCCATTGATATTCCACCTGAAGTTGATGATCTGGGCGAAGGACTGGAAGAAGAACTGGCTGCTGCTCTGTCAGCACAGGGAGGCCAGGAACTTCCTAAGACATTGAGCGATGAAGAAGCGGCAGCGGAAGCAGCCGCCGCGGGCACAGCGGCGAAACCAGCAGCTGCAACTCCCGCTGATGAGGGATTGGCTGAAGGCGATCGCCTGAAAGGGATTGTTGAATCCATCAATAACGACGATGTCTTTGTTGATTTGGGGAGCAAGGCTCTGGGAACTCCCGGGATCGTACCCCTGCGACAATTTGGTGATAAGCCACCTGAAGCAGGACAGGAAATCGACGTCAAAGTCACCAGCATTAAAGAAGCAGAAGGTTTGATTCAACTTTCATTACCACGTGGACATCACAAACCCGCTGGTGACTGGGATGCCGTTTCTGCCGGACAGGTCGTTGAGTGCGTCGTCAATAAATCCAACAAAGGAGGACTGGAAGTGAATGTCGGAAGCCTCAGAGGCTTCCTGCCCGCCAGTCAGGCCGATCTGTATTTCGTGGGAGACCTGGAACCGTTTGTGGGTCAGAAACTGACCGTACAAATTACTGAAGTGAATCCCAAGAAACGAAATCTGGTTGTCAGCCGCCGAAAATATCTCGAAGCAGAACGTGAAGAAATTCAGAAAGAACTGTGGGAAAAGCTGGCCATTGGTCAAGAGCATACGGGAACGGTCAAAAACATTAAGGACTATGGTGCGTTCGTAGATATCGGTGGAATTGATGGCTTTCTACACATTGGCGAGATTAGCTGGAACCGCATTAAACATCCCAAGGATGCCTTGAGCGAACAGCAGCAGATCAATGTGAAAATTCTCAAGATTGATCGCGAGAAAAACCGCATCAGTCTGGGCATGAAACAACTGCAGCAGGATCCGTGGCAGCTGGCGGAAGATCGTTACGCAGCTGATTCCACCGTGACGGGAAAAGTCACCCGGACCACTGACTTCGGAGCATTCGTCGAATTGGAGCCCGGTCTGGAAGGATTGATTCATATCAGTGAACTGGATCACCGTCGTGTGAAACGGGTCACGGAAATTTTGACCACAGGTCAGGAAACAACGGCGAAGGTGCTCGAAGTTGATCCGAATCGAAAACGAATCAGCCTGTCACTCAAAGCATTGAGTGATAAGCCAGATTCTCCAGCCGAACAAGCAGAAGAGCAACCAGCCTACGAACGGAAACGTAAAGGGCCGCTCCTCGGCGGCAATGCAGAAGATACTTCCGGTTCCAGTGGTGGTGGTTTGTTTGGAAATCCCAACGATTACAAATAA